From Oscillospiraceae bacterium CM, a single genomic window includes:
- a CDS encoding four-helix bundle copper-binding protein: MGIVSTLTDKYQKCIDACNRCAQACDECTKLCLNEADVQARKSCIGILIECAALCKQAACFMSFDAQHAKDLCRLCATVCEKCAAECGMFKDDHCVKCASECTACAAECKAMAQ, encoded by the coding sequence ATAGGAATCGTCTCAACCCTCACCGACAAATATCAAAAATGCATTGACGCCTGCAACCGCTGCGCGCAGGCGTGCGACGAGTGCACGAAGCTCTGCCTGAACGAAGCTGACGTGCAGGCGCGAAAAAGCTGTATCGGAATTTTGATTGAATGCGCGGCGCTCTGCAAGCAGGCAGCCTGCTTCATGTCTTTTGACGCGCAACATGCGAAAGATTTATGCAGGCTCTGCGCGACCGTGTGCGAAAAATGCGCCGCAGAATGTGGCATGTTTAAGGACGACCACTGCGTCAAATGCGCAAGTGAATGCACCGCCTGCGCTGCTGAATGCAAAGCCATGGCACAGTAA
- a CDS encoding Ku protein, whose amino-acid sequence MVARKSVITFGMVAIPIALYTATQDNDIHFNQLHKDDNSRIRYKKTCVHCGKELAAEDIVKGFEYDKDQYVVVTDEEIEKIKTEKEKSIQILHFAQLNQISPVYYDKTYQAAPETGGEKAFELLRAALMAEQKIAIGKTVMGTKDTLMAIIPRDDGILISTMFYADDMKALQKQYAKPDVSEQELVMAKTLINSMDTPFDPSKYKDEYQVKLKELVETKISGKEVVAPEAQGAGKVIDLMEALKASVEKAKKDKETA is encoded by the coding sequence ATGGTAGCACGCAAATCAGTCATCACATTCGGCATGGTTGCGATCCCGATTGCCTTGTACACGGCAACGCAGGATAACGACATCCATTTCAATCAGCTTCATAAGGATGACAACAGTCGCATCCGATATAAGAAAACCTGCGTCCACTGCGGCAAAGAACTGGCGGCTGAGGATATCGTGAAAGGATTTGAATACGACAAGGATCAATATGTCGTCGTGACAGACGAAGAGATCGAAAAAATCAAGACGGAAAAGGAAAAGTCTATTCAGATCCTGCATTTCGCGCAGCTCAATCAAATATCGCCCGTTTATTACGATAAAACATATCAGGCGGCGCCCGAAACAGGCGGCGAAAAGGCCTTCGAATTGCTGCGGGCCGCGCTGATGGCCGAGCAGAAAATCGCCATCGGCAAAACCGTTATGGGGACAAAGGATACGCTGATGGCCATCATTCCGCGCGACGACGGTATTTTGATCTCCACGATGTTTTACGCCGACGACATGAAGGCGCTTCAAAAGCAATATGCCAAACCGGATGTATCCGAGCAGGAGCTTGTTATGGCGAAAACCCTCATTAATTCGATGGACACGCCCTTTGACCCGTCAAAATACAAGGACGAGTATCAGGTCAAGTTAAAAGAACTCGTTGAGACGAAAATTTCCGGTAAAGAGGTCGTCGCACCAGAAGCGCAGGGTGCCGGTAAGGTCATTGACCTGATGGAAGCCCTGAAGGCAAGCGTTGAAAAGGCCAAGAAAGATAAGGAAACGGCGTAA
- the ligD gene encoding DNA ligase D yields the protein MMELDAYNRKRNFEKTLEPEGISDGSEEGLRFVVQHHMARRDHYDFRLEWDGVLLSWAVPKGPSYNTRDKRLAIQVENHPLEYRNFEGTIPKGEYGGGVVMLWDEGFWTPFGDVAEGLENGSLKFELKGRRLKGKWAIIRLKGKAAETQDNWLLLKEKDEYAKTTDGISDLTTSVRTGRTMTEIEAGADEKNTKNPFSTADVQLAKLTKTIPDGTDWLFELKYDGYRILAYLEGGSVRLISRNGNDYTGRFQSVATALADWADGRAMILDGEMTVADASGKTDFQALQNYLKNPRRQNLTYMIFDLLALDGRDLREEPLVKRKDTLEALLRDAPPSLRYSRHVRGSGKESFAAACKMGMEGIVGKRADSVYSSTRNGDWIKLKCERRQEFVIGGYTLTDKKTSGVSALLLGVYEGDNLFFVGRAGTGMSESDAKELEQKFAQIGRAASPFRLAPKARPNEAITWLEPELVAEIRFAEWTKDHLLRQASFKGLRLDKSPKTVIIERADDETFDDLSDEDREGRPVETVKNDLIVAGVKITHPDKVLFDDPPITKIDVIRYYKKVSERMLPYVSHRVLSIVRCPKGISQTCFYKKHPGQGESGIVTIPVSNSEGGTEDYFYLENLTGLISEVQMGTLEFHTWGSRIDALEKPDVMVFDLDPDEGMDLDRVRQGVKDLKSILDELSLISYLKTSGGKGYHVVIPFKPAAPWDAFHDFARRVAEVMEQKWPDRYTSNVRKAKRTDRIFIDWIRNGRGATSIAPYSVRARKGAKVSMPISWDALDAVAPDGVDMQEALLRIGREDPWKDFFTVNQHLK from the coding sequence ATGATGGAGCTTGACGCGTACAACCGAAAAAGAAATTTCGAAAAGACCTTGGAACCGGAAGGCATTTCAGACGGTTCGGAAGAAGGCTTGCGCTTTGTCGTGCAGCACCACATGGCCCGCCGTGACCACTATGACTTTCGCCTCGAATGGGATGGCGTTTTGTTGAGCTGGGCGGTGCCCAAAGGGCCTTCCTATAATACCCGGGATAAACGGCTGGCCATACAGGTTGAAAACCATCCGCTGGAATACAGAAACTTCGAGGGGACGATTCCTAAAGGGGAATACGGCGGCGGTGTCGTCATGCTCTGGGACGAGGGCTTCTGGACGCCTTTCGGGGATGTGGCGGAAGGCCTTGAAAACGGCAGCCTAAAATTTGAGCTTAAAGGTCGTCGGCTCAAGGGCAAATGGGCGATTATTCGGCTGAAGGGGAAGGCGGCCGAGACGCAGGATAACTGGCTTTTGCTTAAGGAAAAGGACGAATACGCCAAAACGACAGACGGCATCTCTGACTTGACGACAAGCGTCAGAACAGGGCGCACGATGACGGAAATTGAAGCGGGGGCCGATGAGAAAAATACAAAAAACCCTTTCAGCACAGCAGATGTACAGCTTGCAAAACTAACCAAGACGATTCCAGACGGGACGGATTGGCTTTTTGAACTCAAATACGACGGTTACAGGATACTGGCGTATCTTGAAGGCGGCAGCGTGCGCCTCATCAGCAGAAACGGGAACGATTATACGGGGCGGTTCCAAAGCGTTGCCACAGCCCTCGCCGATTGGGCAGACGGCAGAGCGATGATTCTGGACGGCGAAATGACGGTGGCGGACGCGTCGGGCAAGACGGATTTTCAGGCGCTTCAAAATTACCTCAAGAACCCAAGACGCCAAAATCTGACCTATATGATCTTTGACTTGCTGGCGCTCGACGGCAGAGACCTGCGAGAGGAGCCACTTGTTAAAAGGAAGGATACGCTTGAGGCGCTGCTGCGGGATGCGCCGCCAAGTCTCCGCTACAGCCGCCATGTCCGGGGAAGCGGGAAGGAGAGTTTTGCGGCTGCCTGCAAAATGGGGATGGAAGGAATCGTCGGGAAAAGAGCGGACTCCGTTTACAGCAGCACCAGAAACGGTGATTGGATCAAGCTCAAGTGCGAAAGAAGGCAGGAATTCGTCATCGGCGGTTATACGTTGACGGACAAAAAAACAAGCGGCGTCAGCGCGCTTTTGCTTGGCGTTTATGAAGGAGACAACCTCTTCTTTGTCGGGCGTGCTGGAACAGGCATGAGCGAATCGGACGCGAAAGAGCTCGAACAAAAATTTGCGCAGATCGGAAGGGCGGCCTCTCCTTTTAGGCTCGCCCCGAAGGCAAGGCCAAATGAAGCAATAACATGGCTTGAGCCGGAATTGGTCGCTGAAATCAGGTTTGCCGAATGGACGAAGGATCATCTCTTAAGGCAGGCCAGCTTCAAAGGCCTGCGCCTAGACAAAAGTCCAAAGACTGTAATTATAGAAAGAGCGGATGACGAGACATTTGACGATTTATCTGATGAAGATAGGGAGGGCAGGCCGGTGGAAACCGTAAAAAACGATCTGATCGTCGCGGGCGTCAAAATTACACATCCCGACAAGGTGCTGTTTGACGATCCCCCGATTACCAAAATCGATGTGATCCGATATTACAAAAAGGTATCCGAGCGCATGCTTCCTTACGTTTCGCACAGGGTTTTAAGCATCGTTCGCTGCCCAAAGGGCATCTCCCAAACCTGCTTTTATAAAAAGCACCCCGGGCAGGGTGAGAGCGGCATCGTCACGATTCCGGTTTCCAATAGCGAAGGCGGCACGGAAGATTATTTTTATCTTGAGAACCTAACCGGCCTGATTTCGGAAGTGCAGATGGGAACGCTGGAGTTTCACACCTGGGGAAGCCGTATAGACGCGCTTGAAAAGCCGGATGTGATGGTTTTTGATCTGGATCCCGACGAAGGGATGGACCTTGACAGGGTACGGCAGGGGGTAAAAGACCTGAAAAGTATTCTGGACGAGTTGTCGCTTATATCGTACCTCAAGACAAGCGGTGGCAAGGGATATCATGTGGTTATTCCTTTTAAGCCTGCTGCCCCATGGGATGCTTTTCACGATTTTGCAAGGCGCGTGGCCGAGGTTATGGAGCAGAAATGGCCGGATCGCTACACAAGCAATGTCAGAAAAGCAAAACGGACGGATAGGATATTTATCGACTGGATTCGAAACGGGAGAGGCGCCACGAGCATTGCCCCCTATTCCGTCAGAGCGCGGAAAGGCGCGAAAGTGTCTATGCCCATTTCATGGGATGCGCTTGACGCGGTCGCACCCGACGGTGTTGATATGCAAGAAGCGCTCCTGAGAATCGGGAGGGAAGACCCATGGAAAGATTTCTTTACGGTGAATCAGCATCTCAAATGA
- a CDS encoding MMPL family transporter: MKNIANAVIQHKKSVLIVFIVLTVLCAVFSLLVSVNYNMADYLPEDAQSTKAIEIMKSEFGGALPNARVMVRGVTVQEARAYKEKLASVDGVTSVTWLDDVIGSKTLSSVPLSFLDQALVEKYYKDATALFTVFIDSGREKRAVSAIREIIGDNGVVSGDAVNTAVTQKLSSSEVVKAMVILLPVILLILLLTTDSWAEPLLFLSAIGVAVVINMGTNVFFGEVSFITKAVSPILQLAVSLDYAIFLLHSFDTYRREHPPEAAMALAMKKAAKSVAASAGTTLVGFLALLFMRFGIGADLGFNLVKGVLLSFIAVMIFLPALTLISYKLLDKTRHKSFIPSFSPVGKLVTKISPVFLILAVTLAAPAFLAQSNIEFQYGMGSVSASTSAAADDAAIESVFGSDNTLVLLVPKSEAGKEALLDAALSDVPHVTGVISYAAAIGSEIPPSYPSAEITSQFYSDHYARVIINTDTKSEGSEAFATVKAILDTTGSFYPNGSFWLAGQSATLYDMRAVVSTDTMSVNIAAIVGIFLILLMTFRSPITPLLLVFTIESAIWLNLSFAYFSDLSFNFIGYLVISTVQLGATVDYAILMTDRYTTNRLTMPKKDAIRKTISDNLEVILISAVILSGTGFILAATSSNSIISQLGLLLGRGTVLSFLMVALVLPALLTLFDGAVQKTAFRFKKPRVNEN, translated from the coding sequence ATGAAAAATATCGCAAACGCTGTCATTCAGCATAAAAAAAGCGTTCTGATTGTATTTATCGTGCTCACGGTTCTCTGCGCCGTATTCAGCTTGCTCGTCTCTGTCAACTACAATATGGCAGATTATCTGCCTGAGGACGCCCAGTCCACCAAGGCCATCGAGATCATGAAAAGCGAATTCGGCGGTGCGCTTCCAAATGCCCGCGTCATGGTGCGCGGCGTGACGGTACAAGAGGCGCGCGCATACAAAGAAAAGCTCGCATCGGTTGACGGTGTGACGTCTGTCACCTGGCTGGATGACGTCATCGGCAGCAAAACGCTCTCCAGCGTTCCTTTGTCATTTCTCGATCAGGCTCTTGTTGAAAAGTATTATAAGGACGCGACCGCTCTTTTCACCGTCTTCATCGACAGCGGCCGGGAGAAGCGTGCCGTCTCCGCCATTCGAGAAATCATAGGGGATAACGGCGTCGTTTCCGGTGATGCCGTCAACACTGCCGTCACACAAAAATTGTCCTCTTCCGAGGTCGTCAAAGCCATGGTGATCCTCCTCCCCGTTATCTTGCTGATCCTGCTGCTGACTACCGATTCATGGGCAGAGCCGCTCCTGTTTCTATCTGCGATCGGCGTGGCGGTGGTCATCAACATGGGCACAAATGTCTTTTTTGGCGAGGTTTCCTTTATTACAAAAGCCGTCAGCCCAATTTTACAGCTGGCCGTCTCTCTTGATTACGCCATATTCCTGCTCCACAGCTTCGACACATACCGCCGTGAGCATCCGCCGGAGGCGGCAATGGCGCTGGCCATGAAAAAGGCCGCAAAGTCTGTTGCCGCCAGCGCTGGCACAACGCTCGTGGGATTTTTGGCCCTGCTCTTCATGCGCTTCGGCATCGGGGCCGACCTTGGGTTCAATCTGGTCAAGGGCGTTCTTTTAAGTTTCATCGCCGTTATGATCTTTTTACCGGCGCTGACGCTCATCAGCTACAAGCTTTTGGATAAAACGCGGCATAAAAGTTTCATTCCGTCCTTCAGCCCTGTCGGCAAGCTTGTAACAAAGATCAGCCCGGTGTTTTTGATTTTAGCCGTGACGCTTGCCGCACCGGCATTTTTGGCCCAATCCAACATTGAATTCCAGTATGGTATGGGCTCAGTCTCCGCCTCCACTAGCGCCGCTGCGGATGACGCGGCCATCGAGTCGGTTTTCGGAAGTGACAACACACTTGTGCTGCTTGTCCCAAAAAGCGAAGCAGGGAAAGAGGCGCTTTTAGACGCAGCGCTCAGCGACGTACCGCACGTTACAGGCGTCATCTCTTACGCGGCCGCCATCGGTTCCGAAATACCGCCGTCGTACCCGTCTGCGGAAATTACCAGCCAATTTTACTCGGATCATTACGCCAGAGTTATTATTAATACGGATACAAAAAGCGAAGGGAGCGAAGCCTTCGCCACTGTCAAGGCCATACTGGATACGACAGGCAGCTTTTACCCCAATGGGTCGTTCTGGCTGGCCGGCCAGAGTGCCACGCTGTACGATATGCGCGCCGTCGTCTCCACCGACACCATGAGCGTCAATATCGCCGCAATCGTCGGGATCTTCCTGATTCTTCTGATGACCTTCCGCTCCCCGATCACGCCGCTGCTGCTGGTGTTTACAATTGAATCGGCCATCTGGCTAAATCTGTCGTTTGCCTATTTTTCGGACCTTTCCTTCAATTTTATCGGATATCTTGTTATCAGCACGGTCCAGCTTGGGGCAACGGTAGATTACGCCATTCTCATGACCGACCGTTATACGACAAATCGCTTAACCATGCCGAAGAAGGATGCCATACGGAAAACGATCAGTGATAATCTGGAAGTCATCCTTATTTCCGCCGTGATTCTTTCCGGCACCGGTTTTATCCTCGCCGCCACGTCGTCAAATTCAATCATATCGCAGCTCGGCCTGCTCCTCGGCAGAGGAACCGTTCTGTCATTTCTCATGGTTGCGCTTGTCCTTCCGGCGCTGCTGACGCTGTTTGACGGTGCTGTTCAGAAAACAGCTTTTCGTTTCAAGAAGCCTCGCGTCAACGAGAATTGA
- a CDS encoding TetR/AcrR family transcriptional regulator, with product MAGREDRRVQYTKMVLQESFIKLLAEKDISKITIKEICEGANINRATFYAHYSDQYDLLRKIEEGLFENIAAHLHGCTFDAGDAGTIDMVEQILEYIKKNALLCKILISERGDLDFQKRIMMLVYDKDIDEQISRGIITREDAEYIYSFKITGCVGVIQKWIDSDIKTSTRSLSELLLRLAAPLSTM from the coding sequence ATGGCCGGCAGGGAAGACAGACGGGTTCAATATACAAAAATGGTCCTCCAAGAGAGCTTTATAAAGCTGCTTGCTGAAAAGGATATCTCGAAGATCACTATCAAGGAAATCTGCGAAGGGGCAAATATTAACCGGGCGACGTTTTACGCCCATTACAGCGACCAATATGATCTGCTGCGCAAAATTGAGGAAGGTCTGTTTGAGAATATTGCAGCCCATCTGCATGGCTGTACATTTGACGCGGGAGATGCGGGTACTATTGACATGGTTGAACAGATTCTTGAATATATCAAAAAAAACGCCTTGCTGTGTAAAATCCTCATCAGCGAGCGCGGCGATTTGGACTTTCAGAAAAGAATCATGATGCTGGTCTATGACAAGGATATTGACGAGCAGATATCCCGCGGCATTATCACGCGCGAAGACGCCGAGTATATTTATTCCTTCAAGATCACCGGTTGCGTGGGCGTCATTCAGAAATGGATTGATAGCGATATAAAAACGTCCACAAGAAGTCTATCGGAGCTTCTGCTCAGACTGGCGGCGCCCCTGTCCACAATGTAA